AGGGTAGTACTTGATATTTAAAATACTTTCGAAAACCTTTTTTTATTAATTTATTAATATATTTTTCATTTTTATAATCAAACATAAACTTAGCAAATGAAGCTAAATACATATTAGGATTTGCTTTTAAGTATAAATTTGTTTTAACGAAATCAACATTAAGATTAAACTCTTCCTCAAATGATTTAGCGATACTTTCAGGCATTTTTTTATAATAGAAGTCTCTAAGTAGTAGTTTTCCAAAATAATTACCACTAGCTTCATCCATAATTGTATATCCTAATGATTGAGCGAGTTTATTAGCTTTATAACCGTCATAATAGCAACTATTAGAGCCTGTACCTAAAATACAAACAATTCCAGGTTCTTTTGGAGTACATGCATAGACAGCGGCAAGCATATCTTCAGAAATAATTATTTGTGCATTTGTGAAATTTAATTGTAACACTTTATATAAAACAGCAACTGCTTTTTTAGTACCACAACCAGCTCCATAAAAGTAAATTTTTTTTACATTTTCTTTTACTTTTGAGAGTTTAGAAATACTATCAACTCTCTTTTGTAATTCACTTTCATTAAGAACAGCAGGGTTTAAACCTAATGAGTTAATCCTGAAAATTTCTTCTTTATTGGCGTTAAGAAGAATCCAATCTACTTTCGTAGAGCCCCCATCTGCTATTAAAATCATTAAATATTATATTTTATTGAATATTATCTAATTGCTCATAGATTGAGTTTTTCGACTTGTATTCAGGGACAATTATCTTAAGTAATTGTACTATTTTTTCATTATTATGATCTTTGTTAGAGTCACATAAGTCTTTAATTTTATTGCTTATAGCAAGAGCGTTTATTTGTAGATTTTTAGCGATCATTATTTTTTCATGATATGTTGGAGCTGTGTCTTCTCCGTTAGCTAAAAGCTCTTCATATAATTTTTCACCAGGACGTAAACCAGTTATTTTAATATCAATATCGTCTGGGAAATTTAAACCAGATAAATAAATCATTCTCTTAGCAATTTCATATATTTTTACAGATTTACCCATGTCAAAAATATATATTTCTCCACCATTACCCATGGTTCCAGCTTCTAGTACCAGACTACATGCTTCAGGAATTGTCATAAAGTAACGAGTAATTTCTTTATGGGTAACAGTTAAAGGACCACCGTTTTCAATTTGACGTTTAAAAAGAGGGATAACAGAGCCATTAGATCCTAAAACATTACCAAAACGAGTTATCGTAAACTTAGTATTATGATCGTTAGAATTACTCAAGCAACTAATGTACATTTCAGCTACTCGTTTAGTTGCTCCCATAACATTGGTAGGGTTTACAGCTTTGTCTGTTGAAACCATAACAAAACGTTCAACATTATTTTTTATGGATAAGTCTGCTATGTTTTTTGTGCCAGCTATGTTTATTTTTACAGCTTCGTAAGGGCTGGTCTCCATTAATGGTACATGTTTATAGGCAGCTGCATGAAAAACCTTTTGAGGTTTATAATCTTTAAATATTAGAGACATTCTTACAGTATCTCTAACATCAGCTACTATAAAAGTGATGTTTTTTCTTCCTTTTTGAAGAAGTTCTTGTTGTAAATCATATAAAGGAGATTCAGCTTGGTCGATTAATACCAGTTGTTTATGTTGATATAAACTAAGTTGTCTTGATATTTCAGACCCAATTGATCCAGCAGCTCCAGTTACTAAAATAACTTTATTGTTTACATCTCTTTTAACTATAGGGTTATCAATTAAAATTGGTTTTCTATCAAGTAAATCCTCAATTTTAATACTTTTAATTTGATTAGCTTCTAAATCACCATCAATCCATTTGGAGAGAGGAGGTACAATTTTAACTTTTACACCTAATTGTAATAACTTGTCTGTTAAGTAAAGAAGTTTATCTGGTTTTATTTTTTGAATAGAAATTATAATTTCATTAATGTGCTTACTCGTGATAAAATCTTTATCTATTTTTTGACCGTTATAAATTTTAATTCGATCAATTTTTTTACCAATTTTTTTTTCGTCATCATCAACAAAACCAATTACTTCGTATTTGTTTTTCGTATCTCTATTTAGTGCTCCGTAGGTAATTAGTCCAGAATTACCTGCACCGTAAATGAGTACATTAGTTATGGTACTTAATTCTGTAGACATGATCTCAAAAAAAGCTTTAAAAACATATCTGCTGATAATTAAAACCAGAATAGATATTAAATAATGTATTATTACAATAGCTTTAGGAATAGTAAAACTTGGAATTATTTTAAAAGTAGTGTTAATTAAAACAATACTAATTGTAATCATTGAAAGTAAAGTCACACCAACAAATACATTAAAAGCATCACGAGTTCCTGTGTGTCTAATGATACCTCGGTATGAACCAACAGAAAGAAAGCTGATGAGGGCAATAAAAGCAATAAAAGGAATTTGATAATATAAGTTTTCAATATCAAAATTCAAACTAGCATTAAAACGAACAGTATATGCTAAAATAAATGAGATACATATCAAAATGATATCTATAGTTAAAACGACCCATCGTGAAGCATATTTTTCAAAAGCTTTTAAAACCAGTTTCTTTCGCATTCTTTTCAGTTAAAGTTTAAAAACAATAAATAAGGAAAATTAAATTTTCTTCATCTGCTGCTTCATCATTTGCATTTGTTCTTTTAGCATACCGTGTTTGTCTAACTTTTTTGCTTCAGCCATTAAGTTTGTAGCTTCACGTTTTCTGCGTTTAGTCATAGCTATTCCTGCCAGTTGTAATTTAGCCATTGCCAAGTCATGATCCATTGCTAAACCTAGTTTAACAGATTTACGTAAGAATTTTTCTGCTTGGGTTATATTAGTTTGACTTAGCATAATTCCGTGTAAGTAATTATAATAGCCTTCTTGTTTTTGAATTAAAGCAGTCGATGGGTTTTTTATATAATCTAACCATTTTTTAGCACCTTCAAAATTTTGTTTACGTAATTGCATGAATGCAAGTAAAATGAATTCATTTTTAAAGTAAAAAAATACGAAAAGACCAGCAAGTAAAAGAATAGAAATTCCATTCATAATATGAATTTGAGTAAATTCATAAACTCCCCACAAGGCTATGATTGCGGCTATAACTAACTTTATGTTTTTATTGAACATGTTTTTCTTTTTAATCAATGCACAAAAGTACATCTTTCTGTTAAAATATTAATATGTTTATTTTTTATAAAACTTTTTATATTTAAACCAAGCAAATAAACCTAAAATAAAAACAAAAGCAATTGAGTAATAAACTGAAGTAGGAGTGATTACCTTATCTCCACTAGCGTATGAATGTAACCCAGATAAATAAAAGTTTACTCCCATAAAAGTCATCATTATAGATGCATAAGCAATAATAGACCAAAGATTAAAAGTATAACGACCTCTTAATCCTGGGATTAAACGCATGTGTAAAACAAATGCATACACCATGATTGATATTAATGCCCAAGTTTCTTTAGGGTCCCATCCCCAGTAACGCCCCCAACTTTCGTTAGCCCACATACCTCCTAAAAAGGTACCTATGGTTAACATTACCAATCCAACAGTTATAGACATTTCGTTAATAATTGTTAGTTCTTTTATATGAAGATCCATTTTCTTCTTGTTCTTTGAATTTGTGAAAATCATTAAGAATAAAGTGAAAACACCTAAAATCATTCCTAGAGAAAACGGTCCATAACTTCCCACAATAATAGAAACATGGACTTTTAACCACCAAGAATTTAATACAGGTTGAAGATTTGCTATCTCTGGATCTAACCAATTCAGACTTGCAAAAAACAAGGTAATAGCTGTAATGAAAGTAGCAGCTGCTATTGTTAGTGTTGATTTTCGACCAAGTAACAAGCCAAATAACATAGTTGCCCAAGCAACAAATACAATTGCTTCATAAGCATTACTCCAAGGAGCACTTCCGCTAATGTACCATCTAGAAAGTAGTCCTAAAGTATGTAGAATAAAGAAAGCTATAATAAAAATAATTAAACCTTTTACTATATAATTAATCCATTTTTTAGATGAAAGAATTTGAGTTATTAAAAAGATAATTAAAAGGATGCTTGATAATCCATAATACTTAATTAATCGATTAAAAACATTGAATTCATTGTATGCAATCTCTAATTCAATTTTATCTTCAGAAGGATATACTTCTTTCCCAAATTTCTTTTGAAATTTTTTAATTCCGTCTAAAACCTTATTGGTTTCAGTATAATTTCCTGATTTTTTTGAACTTTGTAAAAGTTGCATATAAACAGGTAGTGATTGGCGAACAAATACAGAGTCTGTTCCTTTAAAACCCGCATTTAATGTTTCTGGCTGTGACACCCATTTGTTGTTTTTATCATTAGGTATTGGGTATATTCTTAGCAAGCCACCACCTAAAGTTTGAGATAATAACCAAACCCTTTGTTCAATTTTAATGATGTCTGTATCAAACTTACTTTTAATCTTTTTCTTTTGAGCTTCTACCACTCGTTTGCCTATTATAGAAGTCCCTTTATCATCATAGAAATCAATGAATTTAGCATACTTAGTATCCTTCGATACACCAAGAAGTTCTCTTATTTGTGTGTTTCCTTTTTCTAAATAAATAAAAGGAACATTTAACCAAAGCATTGGCATCTCTGTTATAGAAAGCAAAACTTGTGTAGGATTCAACCCTTTAAAATTATTGGTGTGTGCTACTTTTCTAAGTAATTCAGAAGCTAAAGTATGTGTGGGTTTCATTCTTCCTCCAACATCTTGTATTACTAAAGAACTAAATTTAGTCGTATGCTCTAAGCTTGCTTTGTTGGTTGTTAAAATAGAATCTATTTGTGACTCTGAAAATTGTTTTGGTTTATGAGCCTCATGCTCTTGACCAATTGTATTCAAAGAGAAAAATAATATGATTACTGATAAACTTGCTTTCTTTGCTTTTACCTTATTTAAGGCTTTTTTTAAATCATCGAAACGAGTATTTTTAATAAATAAAATACAGATTAAGCCAAAGAATAACAAGAAGTACCCAATGTAAGTAATCCAAGTACCTATAAAATCGTGATTTACAGAGAGGTGAGTCTGTTCATGTTCACCATCAATTTTATAACTAGATTGAAATAATTTGTAGCCTTTATAATCTAAAATATTGTTCATGAAAATTCTAAAATCAAAAGTTTCTTTTTCTTCTATAACAGTAATTTCACTAGCATAAGCTGCTGCACTTTCTGAGCCTGGGTACTTTTCTAATTGAAAATCGTTTAATTTTACATTAAAAGGTATTTGTAATTTTTTAGCACCATACCAAGCCCTAAAATTTAAGTCACCTAAATTAAACTCTTCTATATTATCAACATTAAATTTACCTCCATAAAAATCAACCCTTTTTGTTTCTCCATTAGCAGTAACATCAAAAATAACGGTGTCGTACTTTTTATCGTCTTTTTTTCCTGAAAGTGTTTTCATAATTCCTTTTTCAGGAGATTTAGGGATAACAAATTGTA
This genomic stretch from Tenacibaculum sp. Bg11-29 harbors:
- a CDS encoding N-acetylglucosamine kinase, translating into MILIADGGSTKVDWILLNANKEEIFRINSLGLNPAVLNESELQKRVDSISKLSKVKENVKKIYFYGAGCGTKKAVAVLYKVLQLNFTNAQIIISEDMLAAVYACTPKEPGIVCILGTGSNSCYYDGYKANKLAQSLGYTIMDEASGNYFGKLLLRDFYYKKMPESIAKSFEEEFNLNVDFVKTNLYLKANPNMYLASFAKFMFDYKNEKYINKLIKKGFRKYFKYQVLPYNKGKETSIYFIGSIAYYFRDILKKVALKNNLVITDVIQRPIDNLVRFHQNNNF
- a CDS encoding nucleoside-diphosphate sugar epimerase/dehydratase; this translates as MRKKLVLKAFEKYASRWVVLTIDIILICISFILAYTVRFNASLNFDIENLYYQIPFIAFIALISFLSVGSYRGIIRHTGTRDAFNVFVGVTLLSMITISIVLINTTFKIIPSFTIPKAIVIIHYLISILVLIISRYVFKAFFEIMSTELSTITNVLIYGAGNSGLITYGALNRDTKNKYEVIGFVDDDEKKIGKKIDRIKIYNGQKIDKDFITSKHINEIIISIQKIKPDKLLYLTDKLLQLGVKVKIVPPLSKWIDGDLEANQIKSIKIEDLLDRKPILIDNPIVKRDVNNKVILVTGAAGSIGSEISRQLSLYQHKQLVLIDQAESPLYDLQQELLQKGRKNITFIVADVRDTVRMSLIFKDYKPQKVFHAAAYKHVPLMETSPYEAVKINIAGTKNIADLSIKNNVERFVMVSTDKAVNPTNVMGATKRVAEMYISCLSNSNDHNTKFTITRFGNVLGSNGSVIPLFKRQIENGGPLTVTHKEITRYFMTIPEACSLVLEAGTMGNGGEIYIFDMGKSVKIYEIAKRMIYLSGLNFPDDIDIKITGLRPGEKLYEELLANGEDTAPTYHEKIMIAKNLQINALAISNKIKDLCDSNKDHNNEKIVQLLKIIVPEYKSKNSIYEQLDNIQ
- the ccsA gene encoding cytochrome c biogenesis protein CcsA, translated to MKKILDILYSTRLTAVLFLLFAVAMGVATFIENDFGTQTSKALIYNTWWFELIMLFFVVNFFGNIFRYRLFRKEKWGVLLFHTSFLLILIGAGVTRYISHEGIMIIDEGETTNTFFSDTNYLNVIVDNNKFQKETNNELLLSAWGSNSAKFTETFQPNKNETQHNITFKLVEYIPWSEEKLVLDENGVEHLFLVESSSGSRHEHYIKRGTTQNIHNILVSFDVKENNASVNFFYEDDNLKMVSKDNGDWLRMSDQKRGQIVKDSAQHFQFLTLHTIKGLQFVIPKSPEKGIMKTLSGKKDDKKYDTVIFDVTANGETKRVDFYGGKFNVDNIEEFNLGDLNFRAWYGAKKLQIPFNVKLNDFQLEKYPGSESAAAYASEITVIEEKETFDFRIFMNNILDYKGYKLFQSSYKIDGEHEQTHLSVNHDFIGTWITYIGYFLLFFGLICILFIKNTRFDDLKKALNKVKAKKASLSVIILFFSLNTIGQEHEAHKPKQFSESQIDSILTTNKASLEHTTKFSSLVIQDVGGRMKPTHTLASELLRKVAHTNNFKGLNPTQVLLSITEMPMLWLNVPFIYLEKGNTQIRELLGVSKDTKYAKFIDFYDDKGTSIIGKRVVEAQKKKIKSKFDTDIIKIEQRVWLLSQTLGGGLLRIYPIPNDKNNKWVSQPETLNAGFKGTDSVFVRQSLPVYMQLLQSSKKSGNYTETNKVLDGIKKFQKKFGKEVYPSEDKIELEIAYNEFNVFNRLIKYYGLSSILLIIFLITQILSSKKWINYIVKGLIIFIIAFFILHTLGLLSRWYISGSAPWSNAYEAIVFVAWATMLFGLLLGRKSTLTIAAATFITAITLFFASLNWLDPEIANLQPVLNSWWLKVHVSIIVGSYGPFSLGMILGVFTLFLMIFTNSKNKKKMDLHIKELTIINEMSITVGLVMLTIGTFLGGMWANESWGRYWGWDPKETWALISIMVYAFVLHMRLIPGLRGRYTFNLWSIIAYASIMMTFMGVNFYLSGLHSYASGDKVITPTSVYYSIAFVFILGLFAWFKYKKFYKK